GCGGCGGTCTACTTGAATGGCACGCTGTTGCTGCGATCGAATATGCCGGTCGCCTACGACTATCTGACTCCGGCCACCACCAGCATTTCGGGCTCTGCGGAAACCCGGTTTGTCAATTCCACGATCAACGCCGCGAATCTGAACGCGGGCACGCTGCGCGAAGGTCGGAATGTGCTCGCCGTCGAGATGCATCAGGCGAACGGCACGAGCGAGGATCTGAGCTTCGATCTCTCCCTTTCCGTCACGCGCGACGTGACGCCGAATCCGAATGCCAACGATCGAGACTCGGACCGTACTGGGCTCGACATTAACGTGCTCGTCGAACCGGCACATGGCACGTTGACGCTCGACGACTATGGCGCCATCGAATACGTGCCGCTGCCGGGATTCGTCGGCGAGGATACGTTCATCTATCGCGCCACGTCGCGCACCGCGGCGACGTTCGTGGCGCCAGGCTCAAGTTGGAGCTACCTCGACACGGGTACGGACTTGGGCACGACCTGGTTCGAGCCGACGTTTGTCGAAGAGGGTTGGAAACTCGGTCGCGCCCAATTGGGTTATGGCGACGACGACGAAGGGACGACCGTCGAATCCGGCGAAGCGGAAGCGCGCATCGCCACGACGTATTTCCGCAAGACGTTCACCTTGGAAGATTCCGCCAGTGTCTTGAGCCTGGCGGCGGAAGTGCTACGCGACGACGCGGCGGCCATCTACTTGAACGGTGTGGAGATTTATCGCGACGACAACCTGCAGAACGACGCCGCCCACGATGACTACGCCGCGGCCCAAGTCGACGATGAAAACGCGTTCGTCGTGTTCACGATCCCGGTGGAGTTGCTGGAGTCCGGCGAAAACGTATTGGCAGTGGAGATTCATCAGGCGTCCGCCACGGACGACGACTTGAGTTTCGATTTGCTGCTCGCTGGACATTTGGCATCGCAGTCGACTACGGTGACGATCGATGTGACGCCGACCCTCTCCGGCGACGTGAACTTTGACGGCAGCGTGGATGTCAGCGATCTCAACCTCGTGCGCAACAACTTCGGCGGCGACGCGACTATCTTGCTGGGCGACTCGAACGGTGATGGGTCGATTGGCATCGCCGATCTCAACGCGGTGCGCAACAACTTTGGCGCATCCGCGCCGGCGCCGATGGCGGCGCGTTTGGCGTCATCGTCGGTGACACCGGGAACGATGGCCCGCGGCAGTGCGGTTTGGGATTTGGCGCTCGTCGAGTGGCTCGACGCCGCCGATCTGCCGTTGGCTCAGAGCACGCTTGTGGCGAAGAAGAAGCTCTTGGCGGTGCGGCTTTAAGTATCTCCGCATCAAACTCTATGCGGGTGTACTTAGCGGCGAAGAGTAGACGCAGCCGCTAAGCTGGCGTTCATCTCCCTACCTCATCCTCTCCCCTAAGCTCGCGCTTCGGGTTAGGATGGCGGGCATGTCGATGCCACGGCCTGAGAAACTCGAACTTGTCGGTCCGCAGTTGTTGCGGATTACCTGGAACGACGGGCACGCGCGCACTTATAGCGTGCGTGAATTACGCGACGCCTGCCCGTGCGCCACGTGCCGCGAAAAGCGGCTGCAAGCGCCGGCGGCGGCGCCCCTGTTTCCGGTGCTCACGGCCGCCGAGACGCAGCCCTTGCGATTGCTCGGCATGGACCCGGTCGGCGACTATGCGTACTCGCTGCAATTCAGCGATGGCCACGATACGGGCATCTTCACGCTCGAGCATCTGCGCGAACTTGGCGTGGAAGTCTCCGCCTGATCGCGGCCGTATGTTCCGCGTGACCGGCTCACAGGGCGGGTGGCAACGATTGTGCCGCGCGTGCGTTGCGCCGAACCGAAGAGAAATGCCAAGTCCTGCGCTGGCATATGCTATGGTTTCCCACGTGCTTCGCGCGACTGCCTTGCCCCCAGTTTAGTTACGTGCTGGCGTGCCTCGGTCAATGGCGGACGATCGGGTCCACGCCGTGCCTTCTAAGCCAGTCTCGCAAAGTGCTCGCACCATCCTTGATGAACATCTATTTGCCGAGTCGGTCCGAGGCGTCGCGCGGCGACGATCGGGTTGTGTCGCAGGGAGTCCGCCACGATGCCCCATCAAATCACGCCGGCACACTTGTTGATCGCGCTCGGTTGCGCGGCCAGCGTCGTGTTACTGCAGTTCGCTTTGAACCTGGCGCAACAGCAATTCGCTCGGCGGCGAGGTAAAGTCCGCGACGCGGAGCAGGCTTTGGACGTGATCATGCGGCGGCTGAAGTTGCCATCGGAGGACGACGCTTCGCTGCAGTCGGCCCTGCGCGGCGCGCAAGTGGAAAACGGTCGCATGGTGGCCGATTACAACCGCGTGTTGCGCCGCGTCGAGTCGGAGATTCACTCGCGCGAGCAAGCGATCGTCGCCCTCCGCGAAGCAGAGCGGAAATACCGGCGAATCTTCGAGAACGCCGTAGAAGGCATCTTTCAGACGACGCCCGACGGCCGCTATCTGGCGGCGAATCCAGCCTTGGCGCGACTCTATGGCTATGACTCGTCGGAGCAGTTGATTCAGGAGATGAACGATATCGGCCGGCGGTTGTACGTCGATCCCGAATGCCGGCGGCGATTCATCGCGCAGATCGCGGAACATGGCATCGTCCGCGGCTTCGAGGCGCAGGTCTACGCGCGCGACGGCGGCGTGGTGTGGATTTCCGAAAACGCGCGGGCCGTCTACGACGAGTGTGGAAAACTATCGCACTATGAGGGCATGGTCGAGGACATTACGCAACGCAAGGAAGTCGAAGACCTGCAGCGCCGCGCCACGCATGCCTTGGCGGCCAGCGAAGCGAAAAGCGAATTCCTGGCCAAGATGAGCCACGAGATTCGCACACCGCTCAACGGCGTGATCGGCATGCTGGAATTGCTGGCGGCGACGAACCTTGATACGCGCCAGACCCGCTATGCTCGCGTGGGGCGATCGTCCGCCGAAGCGCTGTTGAGCGTGGTGAACGACATCCTCGATTTCTCCAAGATTGAAGCCGGCAAGATCGAACTGGCGCATTTGGACTTCAATCTCGTTAGCTTAATCGAGGACGTGGCGGAGATGTTTGCCGATCGCGCCGGCGCGAAAGGCTTGGAACTCGTCTGTTCCGTAGCACCGGACGTGCCGAGCGCCGTGCGAGGCGATCCCGACCGGCTGCGACAAGTGCTGGTCAACCTGATGAACAACGCCATCAAGTTCACGCAGCAAGGCGAAATCGTTTTGCAGGCCAACCTGGGCACATTGCGCGATGGCCGCGAAGCGGTCCGCTTCGCGGTCCGCGATACCGGCATCGGCATCCCGCCCGATCGTATGCACCGGCTGTTCAATGCCTTCACGCAGGTTGATGCCTCGACGACTCGGACTTATGGCGGCACTGGTCTGGGATTGGCGATCTGCCGAGATCTGATGGCGCTCATGCGAGGCGAAGTCGGCGTCGAGAGTCGCGTTGGCGAAGGGTCGACGTTCTGGTGCCTGGCGCCTTTCGAAGCGTCTCCCGCGCATGCGGAGCGCCGCACGATGCCGGTAGAACTTGCCGAGTTGCGCATCTTGGCTGTCGACGACAATCCGACCAATCTGGAAGTGCTGCGCGAGCAGTGCCAGGCGTGGGGCTTGGACGTCGAGTGCATTCAGTACCCGTTCGAGGCCCTGGGACGGCTCGATGTCGCCGACCGCTCCAATCGCCCGTACGGGATGATCGTCCTCGATCACAACATGCCAGGCATGGACGGCTGTACGCTCGCCCGAGAGATTCGCCGCCGCGAAAGTTACCGGCAGACCCCGCTACTGATGCTCAGTTCGTCCGCGGTCCCGGAGGAAATGCATGAGGACGACGACGCGCCGATTTCGTTATGCCTGACGAAGCCGGTGCGGCAATCGCGGCTGTTCGACGCGTTCGTGATGCTGGCCGCCGGGGGGCGCGCCGAGACGCCGCAACCCGCGGCGCCGGCATTTTTTGTTCCGCGTCTGGTGACCAAGGCCGGACAGCCGCCACGCGTGCTGGTGGTCGAAGACAACGAAATCAATCAGATGGTGGTCCGCGAAATTCTCAATCGCTCCGGCTGTCGATGCGATGTCGCGGCCGATGGCGAAGCCGCGTTCAATCGACTCTTGGCGGGTGGCTACGACGTCGTCTTGATGGACTGCCAGATCCCAATCCGCGACGGGTTTGACACGACCCGTGCGTGGCGCGCGCACGAGCAGGAACACGGAATCTCACGACAACCGATCATCGCGCTGACTGCGAATGCGGTGGAAGGAGATCGACAACGTTGCCTGGACGCGGGCATGGATGACTACTTGACCAAGCCAGTCGATCCGCTGGCGCTTTCACGTGCCATCGAAATTGCCTTGGAGACAGCGCCGATGGACCCGGCGCCACGCGTGGAATGCGTGCCAACCCCGTCAGCGCAATCGCCGGTCGATCCCATCGGATTGAACCCGATCGACTGGCAGGCCTTGATCGCACGCTGCTTGGGGAACGAGGTACTCGCGCGGGCGACGATCGAACGGTTTATCGCGCGCGCTCCTGAAGTCGTGAATCAAGCCCGGGAAGCGGTGGCGATGAACGACCGCAATCAACTCCGGCCGCTGTTGCATCACTTGAAAGGGATGGCGAGCAACGTCTCGGCCACGGAAATCGCGCGGGCGGCGGCGCTCTTGGAATCCGGCGCATTGACGGACACGCGAGAAGACCTCGCGGCCGGCATCGACGCCGTCGCAGTTCAACTGGAACGCGTCGGCCATTCCGCCGAGCGTTCGGTGAACGAATTGACGCCGTTTCAAGCGAGCCGTTAGTTTGGACTGTGGTGTACGTTTCACCCGGACGAAACCACGCTGGCCGCGTTTCTCGGCCAATGTCGTCGCCTCGACGAGCACGGCGTCCGTTACAGCGTGGGTTGCGTCGGCTTACGGGAACATCGCGCTGCGATCGAGCAGCTTCGCGCCGCTTTGCCTAGACACATTTATCTTTGGATCAACGCCTACAAATCGCAGGGGGACAACTATGACGAGGCGCTGGTCGACGCCTTCCGGCAAATCGACCCGCTATTCCCGATCAACAACACGCGGCACGCGAGCCGGGGGCGCACCTGCCGCACGGGGCGCGACGTGTTTACTGTCGATGGCGACGGCTGGATTCGCCGCTGCCACTTCGTCGATCGGGTCCTTGACAATCTGTACGCCGCCAATTTCGAACAGCACCTCGTCCCAGCGCCTTGCCCAAACGAGACGTGCGGGTGCCACATCGGGCATGTGCATCTCGAGCACTTAAAGCTGTACCAGTCCTTCGGCGACGGCGTGTTGGAACGCGTGCCGGCAGGTTACACCACCGCGGACGTTTGACGGCAGACGGCGAACCAATATTTTCCCAGTGATTTCATCATCGCCACCAGCGATTCGAAGGTCACCGGTTTGGCGATGAAGTGGTTCGCGCCGAGCGCGTAGCACGCCGCCCGGGTTTCGTCGGAACAGTTGCCGGTCAGCACGACGACCGGAATCCGCGCCAGTTCTGAGTGCTGCTTGATCTCAGCGAGCGCCGCCAGGCCGTCCATTCCGGGCATTTTCAGGTCCAGGAGGATGAGTCCCGGACGGGGCGCCTGGAAGAAATCGGTGTAGGCCCCGCGGTGGAGGAGAAAATCGAGGAGCTCCTCGCCATGGGAGACACAGAAGATGTCGTTTTGGAGCCTGGCGTCGGCCAGTGCGGCCTGCGTCAAGTCTCGATCCCCTTGGTCGTCGTCGGCAATGAGGATGGAGATCGGTCGCCCGAACTCGTTCATCACCTGCATGCCAGTGTTGCGTCGCGCCACGAGTCTGCCCCCGCTCAAAAGTGTGCCGCTCTGCCTCAACGGTCATCCATGACTCTGCTTTCATTCTGGTCGGATGCCGCGAAGTGTCAAGCAATCGGCCCACTATGTTTCGGCGATTACTCGTTTCTTAACCCCCAACGGGTGGATAGTTTACGGCAACAGTGTGGAGGTGACGGCCGCACCAACGGCCGCCGCGGCGCGCGAGGCCCAGGGAAGGCCCTCGGAGATTTCTCCATTGGCAAAGCCGATGGTGGCCTTCCCTGGGCTTGGACACGTCCTGATTTCGATGGCGTCGTGGCTCACACGTTCGCCAGACTTCCGTTGGAAACGGGCTTGGCCACGTGGTATCCTACCCGTCTTCCCGAATCGTAACCGACTCACTTGCCGACCGGAGCCACGAGATTCCATGCGTCTTTTTTCCACCCTGCTGATTCTGTTCGGCGTCGCGCTCTCGATGTGCGGCGCACAACCGTTACAGGCCGCCCCGCCGCAGGTCGTCTGTGCGCGGGCGTTTCCCAATCTGGACTTTGTCCGCCCGATCGTGTTGACCCACGCCGGCGACGGCACCAACCGCGTGTTCGTGGCTTCGCAATTGGGCAAGGTCTACGTGTTCGAGAACGACCAGCAGGCCAAGGCGCCGAAGGTTTATCTCGATATCGAATCGCGCGTGGTCTACAAGAACAACGAGAACGAGGAAGGCCTCCTCGGCATGGCGTTTCATCCGAAGTACAAGGAGAACGGCCAGGTCATCGTCTATTACACCACGACCGATGCGCCGCACACCTCGGTGATCTCCCGGTTCACGGTTTCCAAGGACGACCCGAACCAGGCGGACGCCGCGTCGGAGGAAGAAATCCTCCGCATCGAGCAGCCTTACTGGAATCACAACGGCGGCACGATCGTCTTCGGTCCGGACGGCTATCTCTACATCGGCATGGGCGACGGCGGCGCCGGCGGCGATCCGCACGGCAACGGCCAGAGCCTGGCGACGGTACTTGGCAAAGTGCTGCGGATCGACGTCGATCACAAGGACGAAGGGCTCAACTACGCGATTCCGAAGGACAATCCCTTTGTCAACAAGCCCGACGCCCGTGGTGAGATTTGGGCCTACGGCATCCGCAACATCTGGCGGATGGCGTTCGATCCCGAAACCAACGCCCTTTGGGCGGCCGACGTGGGCCAGGACATCTGGGAAGAAATCGACATCATCGTCGGCGGCGGCAACTACGGATGGAGCGTGCGCGAAGGCCAGCATCCGTTCGGCAAGAAGGGCGTCGAAGCCCGGCCGGACTTGATCGACCCGATCTACGAGTACCACCACGATCACGGCAAATCGATCACCGGCGGCAACGTCTATCGCGGCAAACTGGTTCCGGACCTGGTCGGCAAATACCTGTTTGCGGATTACGTCACCGGCAAGGTCTACGCGTTGGACTACGATCTGGCGGCCAACAAGTTGAACGGCAACCACGAAATCCCCGGCAATGTCTCTCCGGTGATGTCGTTCGGCGAAGACGAGCAAGGCGAAACGTACTACATGACCGTCCTGCCGGACAACCGCGGCGAGTTGTACTGGTTCGAGCAGGCGACGACGAAGTAGTTCGACTGCGTTGTAAACTGTGCTTACTCCAAGCCCAGGGAAGGCCTCAGCGAGTCGTACCATTACCGACGACTGCGCCGGCCTTCCCTGGGCTTATCTACGCGTGCCGTCGCCATCTGCGGCCGTTCCGGGCGCGAAAAAGCTTGCTATTCCCTCCCGACGGGTGTTAGACTCACGCCCCAGAGAGGCGTTCGTTTCCCGGCCTAGGTTTGTTTGGTCCCTGGGCGGTTCTCGCCCGGGGCGAATCTAGGCGCACAGCTTGGAACACTGGAGGGAAGTGATGATGGCACGCTCGTGGTATGGCTGCGCGCTCGTCGCGGCGATTTGTGTATCGACCGCTGGTCGATCATCCTTGGCTCAACAGCGCGGCGCTCCTCCGGCCGCGGAAGCGCCCCCCACCGCGGCGGCGCTCGAAGCGCGGATCGAAACGGCGTTGGGCGAAGTGACGAGCCTGGAGTTCACGGAATCGCCGCTGAGCGAAATCGTGGAATTCCTCAAAGAGCGGCACAAGCTGGCGATTCAACTCGACACCGCGGCCCTCGACACGGCCGGCGTCACGACGGACACGCCGGTCACGATTGACGTGGAAGGGGTGACGCTGCGCTCCGCGCTGAACCTGATGCTTAAAAACATCGAGCTGACGTACTGCCTTCAGGACGGCGTGTTGTTGATTACGACGCCGGAGGAGGTGGATAGTCGCCTGGTGCGAGAAGTCTATGACGCGCGGCATTTCATTTACGTCACCGACGGCTTTGGAAAACGCAGTCGTGACGCAGACGGCCTTGTGGAATTGGTGGTTACGCATGTCCAACCCACGACCTGGACTGACGTGGGCGGGATGGGAGCGATTCAAATTCTCGATGAGGGCATGATCGTCGCCCAATCGTGGAGCATCCAGCAGGAAGTCGGCCAATTCATGCAGTCGTTGGAGACCGCATACGCGAACCATCGCCAAGGCAAGTTTCAATCGCCGATCGACGTCGGCACGAACGAAACAAGTTCGACTAAGGCCGTCCGTCGGGCTCTTGCCGAAGCGACGTCGTTGCAATTCACGGAATCACCATTGTCCGACATCGTGGCCTATCTCAAGGAAAGCCACAAGCTGCCGGTGTTGCTCGACACGGCATCGCTCGATTCCGCTGGAGTAACGCACGACTCGCCGGTGACGATCGACGTCGAAGGCGTGCCGCTGACGAACGCGCTTAATCTCATGTTGAAAAGCATCGAGTTGACGTACGTCGTCCGCGACGAAGTGCTGCTGATCACGACGCCCGAGGAAGTGGACAGTCAACTCATCACGCGGATCTATCCGGTGAAAGATCTGGTCGAAGCCGAGGAACGCGCGGCGGGACTGCAGGCGAAGAAAGGACAAATTGCATCGGGCGTCGTGACAACGGCCACGGCTGTTGCCGGTACGACCTCGTTCCTTGGCTCCCCGGAGTCTATCGCCGGCAACAAATCGCCGCGCACCGACGAGCGGCCGGCTGATGACGCAAGTAAGAAGGAAACGCCGAAGTCGCGAGGCGGAGCGAACGGAAAGCCAACGGCGGGAGGCGGCTATTTTCCGCCCACTCCAACGGAGGAAATCGTCGAGACCGTCACCTCGACCGTTGAATCTACAACTTGGGTCGACGTCGGCGGTACCGGATCAATCAGCTACGCTCCTGAGTTCCAGGGCCTCGTGATTTCCCAGACAGAAGCGGTTCACGCCAAGATCGACGACCTATTCGCACGCCTGCGGAACGTCAGCGCCGCGCAGAAAGCATCGCCTGAGGATCAGCCATTGGGCGACGCCGCCGTGGAGCTGAGCCTACGACCCTACGAACTCACACTCAGCAACGGTGATCGAGTCAAAGATGTCCAAGTGGTAGCACAACTGCTACAACGCGTTGTCGAGCCAACGTCTTGGCAACGAAAGGACGGCCGCAACTTTGTCCAAGTTGTGGACAACGTTCTAATGATTCAAACGACAAACGCGATCCACGACCAAATCGAAGCGCTCTTGCAACAACTGGAGATCAAACGCCCCGGCGGAATCGCCCAGGGCGGCGGCTTTTCCGGCGGTGCCCCGGCTGAATCGAAGCCAGTGCCGAAACCGCCTGTGAGCGAAGCAAAGTAACGAGCGATATCCTAGCGATAGAGCCGGGGGCGCAAGCGACCGGAGTGCGCGAGATTAGACGTCGTCTACCGCGAGCTCTAGGCGCGAACGCTTCCGGCTCCAAGGTTGATGCGCTACCGCGCCCCGCCGTTATCCATCCCCGCGTTGTGCAGATTCCCTTTGCGGAACGCGTCGGCCATGGCCATGGGGATGCCGGCTTCGGCCTCCACCAGGATGGCGCGGTTTTCCAGCACCTTCGCCTTCATTTCCTGCTCCGACGCAATCGCGTTGGCGCGGCGAACTTCCGCCCTGGCGCGGGCGACCCGCATGTCGGCCTCCGCCTGATCGGCTTGCAGCCGGGCGCCGATGTTTTCGCCGACGTCAATATCGGCGATGTCGATCGAGACGATCTGAAACGCCGTCTGTGCGTCCAGTCCGCGGGCTAGCACCGCCTTGGAGATCACTTCCGGGCCTTCCATCACGTCG
This portion of the Planctomycetia bacterium genome encodes:
- a CDS encoding DUF971 domain-containing protein encodes the protein MSMPRPEKLELVGPQLLRITWNDGHARTYSVRELRDACPCATCREKRLQAPAAAPLFPVLTAAETQPLRLLGMDPVGDYAYSLQFSDGHDTGIFTLEHLRELGVEVSA
- a CDS encoding response regulator, producing MPHQITPAHLLIALGCAASVVLLQFALNLAQQQFARRRGKVRDAEQALDVIMRRLKLPSEDDASLQSALRGAQVENGRMVADYNRVLRRVESEIHSREQAIVALREAERKYRRIFENAVEGIFQTTPDGRYLAANPALARLYGYDSSEQLIQEMNDIGRRLYVDPECRRRFIAQIAEHGIVRGFEAQVYARDGGVVWISENARAVYDECGKLSHYEGMVEDITQRKEVEDLQRRATHALAASEAKSEFLAKMSHEIRTPLNGVIGMLELLAATNLDTRQTRYARVGRSSAEALLSVVNDILDFSKIEAGKIELAHLDFNLVSLIEDVAEMFADRAGAKGLELVCSVAPDVPSAVRGDPDRLRQVLVNLMNNAIKFTQQGEIVLQANLGTLRDGREAVRFAVRDTGIGIPPDRMHRLFNAFTQVDASTTRTYGGTGLGLAICRDLMALMRGEVGVESRVGEGSTFWCLAPFEASPAHAERRTMPVELAELRILAVDDNPTNLEVLREQCQAWGLDVECIQYPFEALGRLDVADRSNRPYGMIVLDHNMPGMDGCTLAREIRRRESYRQTPLLMLSSSAVPEEMHEDDDAPISLCLTKPVRQSRLFDAFVMLAAGGRAETPQPAAPAFFVPRLVTKAGQPPRVLVVEDNEINQMVVREILNRSGCRCDVAADGEAAFNRLLAGGYDVVLMDCQIPIRDGFDTTRAWRAHEQEHGISRQPIIALTANAVEGDRQRCLDAGMDDYLTKPVDPLALSRAIEIALETAPMDPAPRVECVPTPSAQSPVDPIGLNPIDWQALIARCLGNEVLARATIERFIARAPEVVNQAREAVAMNDRNQLRPLLHHLKGMASNVSATEIARAAALLESGALTDTREDLAAGIDAVAVQLERVGHSAERSVNELTPFQASR
- a CDS encoding STM4011 family radical SAM protein; translated protein: MWCTFHPDETTLAAFLGQCRRLDEHGVRYSVGCVGLREHRAAIEQLRAALPRHIYLWINAYKSQGDNYDEALVDAFRQIDPLFPINNTRHASRGRTCRTGRDVFTVDGDGWIRRCHFVDRVLDNLYAANFEQHLVPAPCPNETCGCHIGHVHLEHLKLYQSFGDGVLERVPAGYTTADV
- a CDS encoding response regulator; this encodes MARRNTGMQVMNEFGRPISILIADDDQGDRDLTQAALADARLQNDIFCVSHGEELLDFLLHRGAYTDFFQAPRPGLILLDLKMPGMDGLAALAEIKQHSELARIPVVVLTGNCSDETRAACYALGANHFIAKPVTFESLVAMMKSLGKYWFAVCRQTSAVV
- a CDS encoding PQQ-dependent sugar dehydrogenase, with amino-acid sequence MRLFSTLLILFGVALSMCGAQPLQAAPPQVVCARAFPNLDFVRPIVLTHAGDGTNRVFVASQLGKVYVFENDQQAKAPKVYLDIESRVVYKNNENEEGLLGMAFHPKYKENGQVIVYYTTTDAPHTSVISRFTVSKDDPNQADAASEEEILRIEQPYWNHNGGTIVFGPDGYLYIGMGDGGAGGDPHGNGQSLATVLGKVLRIDVDHKDEGLNYAIPKDNPFVNKPDARGEIWAYGIRNIWRMAFDPETNALWAADVGQDIWEEIDIIVGGGNYGWSVREGQHPFGKKGVEARPDLIDPIYEYHHDHGKSITGGNVYRGKLVPDLVGKYLFADYVTGKVYALDYDLAANKLNGNHEIPGNVSPVMSFGEDEQGETYYMTVLPDNRGELYWFEQATTK